CGGCGGCGGATTATGCCAGTGTATCCCTCTCACCGATTTTTCTCTTGGACTTACCGGCGATATCAATGCAGTCATGAATGCCCACAACCTCTGCATGGTTGCCCTTACCGCCCGTATGCAGCATGAATTTAATTACGACGACCAACAACTGGCGAAGCGGAACCTTAAGAGGATTAATATCGACCCCTATAATATCAATGTCGGATGGGTAATCGATTTCTGTGCCCAGGCGCTTCGGAGCATCATCATGGGAATCGGTGGTAAAATGGATGGTTTCATGATGCAGTCCAAGTTCAGTATCGCGGTCAGCTCCGAAGTCATGGCGATACTGGCCATATTCAACAACCTGGCCGATTTCCGGGAGCGTATGGGAAAAATTGTCGTTGCCTATGACAGGAAAGGCAACCCGGTTACTACCGAAGATCTCGAATGTGCCGGCGCCATGACCGCCTGGATGATGAGTGCGATCAATCCGAATCTGATGCAGTCGATCGAAGGGCAGCCCTGTTTGGTTCATGCCGGTCCCTTTGCCAATATTGCTTTAGGGCAGTCATCGATTGTTGCCGACAAGCTCTGTCTGAAGCTTGCCGATTATCATGTCACCGAATCGGGTTTCGGCGCCGATATCGGGTTCGAAAAATTCTGGAATGTAAAGTCACGCCTCTCCAACCATATTCCCGATGTGTCGGTAATTACCGCAACGATCCGGGGCCTGAAACATCATGGAGTCCGGGCCGGCGCTCCCCCCTGCCCTCCGGGCAAACCGATCCCCAAGGAGTATTTCTCCAAAAATCTTGCGTGGCTTGAAGAGGGCTTTAAAAACCTCTTGCATCATGTTAAAACCGTCAAGAAATCGGGCATTCCTCCCGTTGTCTGTATCAATGTTTTTCCCACCGATACCACCGATGAAATAAAGCTTGTCAAGAAATTGTGCGAGGATGCCGGTGCCCGGGTGGCGGTTTCAAACCACTGGCGCTACGGCGGGGAAGGAGCACAGGAACTTACCGACGCCATTTTAGATGCCTGCGAAGAGCCCAAAGAGTTCAAATATCTTTATTCTCTTGACACTCCCCTTCGCCGCCGTGTAGAATTGATAGCAAAAGAAGTATACGGGGCCGACGGCGTTTTTTATTCGCCCGAAGCCGAGGTAAAAGCCAGGGCGTTCGAAAAAGATCCGAAATACAACGACTACGCAACGGTCATGGTAAAAACCCACTTATCACTCTCCCATGACCCGACCTTGAAAGGAGCGCCCCGGGGGTGGACGCTTCCGGTGAGAGATTTCCTCACCTACGAAGGCGCCCGATTTATATGCCCGGTGGCGGGCAAAATAAATCTCATGCCCGGCTCCGGATCCGATCCCGCGTTCCGTAGAATCGATGTAGATACATCGACCGGAAAAGTCCGCGGACTATTCTGATTCTAAAAAGGAACAACCCTTATGACACAATCTATCCATACCAAAACTATCCCTTTAGATGGCGTTATTAAAGGCAAACGGAGTATTGAGCTGGGTAAACTACTCGAAAGCCACGGCGGTGGGCTCTTTAAAAAAATTATCGTGGATATGGAAGAAGTATCCTTTATCGATAGTTGCGGTGTGGGCGCCCTGCTCTATTATAACGGTGTGTTCCAAAAAGAAGGCATCGAACTAATTCTCGCCGTCCCCGACAATTGGCTCAAAGAATTCATCACCGACAGCAGACTGGAAGAGGTCATTACCGTTATTCCTGCCAATCGTACCCCATCATAAAGTCGTGAAAACCAGAATACCCGTTACCATATCGATTGCAAATCCAGATGACATTCCCAAAATACTGGATCTGCAGAAAAAAGTCTCTTCCTCTACAGGAAACTCGGATATCGGGTATTTACAACAGCCGATGAATATGCCGTGCCATTATGCTATCTGGAGAAATTCATTAACTGAATGCTTGCTCTGGCCCTGAGAATCATTTTGGTGTAATTAGAGCGCCATCCTGATCCATTACCCTCACATTCTCACTAATCCACGACTGCTGTCACGAGCAAATTCGACCAGCTGACGGATATCGTCATCACCGGGGAATGAATCGGTAAGATCCTGAATGGCGTCATTGATAAAGGGATGGTCTTTGAAAAGCATGCGGTAGGCCCGTTTGACTTTTCTTTGACGCTCCACGTCAAAGCCTCGTCGCTCGAGACCGATCTTGTTGATACTTCGGATACTGGGAGGATTTCCAGCGCAGAGGGCAAAGGGGACAACATCCATGTTAAGGTAACTTGTTGCGCCGATAAAGGCATAATCCCCTATTCTGCAGAACTGGTGAACAGCAACGACACCTCCGATGGTGACATAATTACCCACAGTCACATGACCAGCCATGGCAAGATTATTCGAGATGATTACATTTTCACCGATAACACAATCATGGGCGACATGGCAATAGGCCATAAGAAGACAATCTTTACCGATCGTGGTTTTCCCGAGGGCATTTGTTCCCCGGTTAAGCGTACAGAACTCACGAACAACGGTATTATCACCGATTATAAGCTCGGTATCTTCACCACCAAATTTCAGGTCCTGAGGGACAGTTCCAAGGGAAGCGCCTTTGAATACTTTGCAGTTTTTTCCAAGTCTCGTCCCAAAACCGATCAGGGCATGGGGACCGATCGTGCAGCCATTATCAATAATAACATTTTCTTCGACGATGGTGTAGGGTCCTATCTGGACATTATCACCGATTCGGGCGCCGGGACTTACGAGTGCAGTTTCATGTATGTTTTTTTGAGTCATATCATCGTTTTGTCAGCATTGCCATTAATTCGGCTTCACAGGTAACTTTGCCGTCGACAGTACATTTTCCTGCAAAGCGAATAGTTCCCCGTCTGTTCTGCAACAGTTCAACTTCAATACGCAAAAGGTCGCCGGGGCGAACCGGATTCCGAAAACGCGCTCTGTCGATACCCAGAAAAGCTATGGCTTTATCTTTTCCGAGTTTTTGGCCGTAGAGTCCCATAATACCCCCGGCCTGCGCCATTGCTTCCACCTGAAGAACGCCCGGCATAATCGGGTCTCCGGGGAAATGTCCCTGGAAAAAAGGATCGCTGAACGAAATGTTTTTTGTTGCAACGATACTCTTGTTGGGTTCGATATCGAGCACACTGTCGATAAGCAGGAATGGATACCGGTGCGGTAAAATGTCGAGGATATCCGAATGGTTCAATGCTTTTTTAATCTCGCCGGTCTTGGCCCGTTTTGATCGGGCAATCGATTGACGTATCTCTTTAGCCATGCGGTGGTTGGCCTCATGACCCGGACGGGAAGCAAGAATATGGGCTTTCAGCGGTTTGCCCAGAAGGTACAAATCACCTATGATATCGAGGGCTTTATGACGGCAGGGTTCGTTGTAGAACCGGAGTTTGACATTATTAACGAATCCGTTTTTGCCGGGCTTGATCGGACCTTTTTCATTGAAAAGCCGGAGCATATATTCAACATGTTCCTGGGTAATGTCTATATCCTGCACCATAAGGGCGCTGCTGAGGGTGCCGCCTTTGATATGGCCCTGTTCCCGCAGTTTTTCAATCCAGGATAAAAACGTGAATGTCCGCGCAGGAGCGAAATCATCAACAAACTCCTTCAGCGAAAACATCGTCGTATACTGAGCCCCCAGGGCCGGATGTTTATAATCGATAGCGCAGGTTAATCTGAAGTGATCGCAGGGGAATACACCCAGTGCCTGCTCCCCTTCGACATACGTCAGAGGCTCTTCAATGGTAAGGAACTCACGTTCGGCAGACTGTTCTATAATGCCGGCTTCCTTAACTAAATTAACATAGGGAAGCGCACTGCCGTCCATGAGCGGAATTTCTGATGAGTGAACTTCAACAAGACAGTTATCAATCTCCAGCCCGGCAAATGCAGCCATCAGGTGTTCCATAGAATAAATATTGACACCATCCTTGCCGATAGCGGTTTTCCATTCCAGATCGACAACATTGTCAATATCAGCCTGAATTTCAACGCGCTTGTCGATATCGGTTCTTACAAATCGGATACCATAATTTTCCGGAGCAGGATTCAGAGTGATCTTTGCCGGCTCCCCGGTATGAAGCCCGATCCCTTCAAGGGAAACCGATGTGCTGATTGTATGCTGACGAGCCATATCTACCGGTCCTTTCTCTATCTATTCCTCATCAGAAGACAAGGTTTCTTTTAATTGCTGAACTTCCCTTTTGAGCATTTTGAGTTCCTTTGCCATATCGGGAAGTGATAACTGCACCGCTTCAATACGACGTATTTTCATGATATCCCGCGCCGGACAACCGGTCATCTTTCTTCCCGATTCAACACCTTTGCTGATACCAGCTTTTGCCCCGATAAAAACATCATCCCCAATATTGACATGATCGGCAACCCCAACCTGCCCGGCAAGAATCGTTCTTTTACCGATATTGCAGCTTCCTGCAATACCGGTCTGTGCAGCCATGGCAGTATGATCATCAACCCTAACATTATGGGCAATATGAATGAGATTATCCAGTCGAGCCCCTTTGCCGATCCGGGTAGAACCGAACGACCCTCTGTCGATACAGGTATTGGCGCCAACCCAGGCATCATCATCGACAACAACATTACCAAATGATGGTATCCTGACCCATTCTCCGTTTTTGGTGCGGCCATTGGCAAACCCTTCACTGCCGATTATTGCACCGCATTCGATTATTACCCGATTGCCGACCCAACAATCACGGGTCACTTTTACACCAGCATGTATCCGGCAGTTTTCGCCGATCGAAACATTGTGTTCGACAACAACGTGAGCACCGATCACAGTTCCCGCCGCAATAGAACAATCATCACCGATTACGGCATAAGGACCTATTCGCACATCATCGGCAATAGTTGTATCGGAACCGACGATGGCAGTATTATGAACCGTGCCGTCCGCTGGAAGCCAGGTTTCAAAAAGCTGGGCTACCTTTGCATAACCCACATAAGGATTATCGACAACAAGTGAGATTTTACCTTCTACTTCCTGATCTTTGCGGGTAATAACCGCTCGGGCTTTACAATCTCGAACAGCATCAATAAAACGGGGATTAGAAAGAAATGTGATGCTTCGATCTGAAGCATATTCCGGAGAAGTAATTGAGTCTATTTCAATTCCGGCACTTTCCTGTGGAATTGAACATTGTAATATTTCGGCAATTTCTGATAATTTCATTGATAGTCAAAATAATTGATGTTTTCGGCCCTCGTGAAGATACTAAACGGGCAGTGCCGGAGTCTACTTTTTTAAAGAATTGGAGTGATGGAATGATGGAGTAATGAAGTAACGGGATTCTTTATATTTACCCTGCTTCATTACTCCTTTTTTCTTCTTATTCCTGAGCGTTGAGCACTTTGAGGACACGCCCGGTCAGATCAAAACCTTTTTTGGCAAAGATTACGCCACCCGCGCTTTCATCAAAGATATAATCATAATGCTCTTCTTTGGCGATTTTATCGATAATCACCCGCATTTTTTCAATAATCGGCTTGGTAAGCTCGACATTCTTTTTGACAACTTCGCCTTCCTGACCAAATTTCTGCTGCAGAAATTCCTGATACTGGGCGTATTTCTGTTTGATCTTGTCTTCAAGCTCCTTCCGCCGTTCGGAACTGAGCATCAGGCTCTGCTTTTCGAGCTGTTCCTGAAGTTCCTTGATCTCTTTCTGGCGATCGGTTGCTTCCTGCTCCCATTTGGCAGCTTCCTTGTCAAACTTCTCCTGGGCCTCTTTTGTGCCCTCATACTCCTTGAATATTTTCTGCGAGTTAATGAATCCGATTTTCAACTCGGCAAAAATTAGTGAACTTGCGCCCAAAACGGCCAGAACGGCAATCCGGACATGACGTGATAAAAGCATAAAACCTCCTAGGTTATTAAATTTCGAAACACAAAATACGATATTGTGCAGTGGACACCCAATCATCCACTGCCTCACTCAGGATCCTGTACCGATTTTTTCGGGATTGTTCCAGTTTTAGAACCCTTTGTTCATAATAAAATGTGTCTTCAGGTGCGGCTGGAACCGGTCGTAAAAATGGCCTTTCTTATCAGGATCCGAGAGGCCCCAACCAAAATCAAACCCGATAAGTCCGAGCATGGGAACCATGAGGCGGAATCCGAGACCAAGGCCCGGATACATATCGGCAAAATCGACCGCATCGAGACTACTCCAGGTATTTCCAAGATCGGCAAAAGCTGCAAGATAGAGCTGCTGTTCGAGAATCGGAAATCTGAGTTCCGACGATAGCGACAGCATGGCAATACCGTCTTCGTTCATAAAGCCCCGTTCATACCGACCACCAAAGGAAAATTCATCATACCCCCTGATAACGGCATCGACACCATAGACACCACCCGCGGTAAACAGATCGTAGCGGGAAATGACAATCGGTCCTTTGCCCAGCGGCTCGATAAGACCGAATTTAACCCTGCTGCCCAGGACAAATTTCCAGAACAGAGGGAAATAGTTATCGATACCTACCGTGCCTTTCAGGTATTTGAAATCTCCGCCAAGACCGGAGATCTCAGGTGAAATATAAAAATTCGAACCCCGTGAAGGAAAGAGCGGCATATCGGTATCGTCTCTCCTGAGTGTAAAACTCACCCGGCTGAGCCATCCTTTATGCTTTACTTCCAGACGGTTGCTTTTATAAAGAACATCTTGATCCCAGTACTCTTCTTCCCTACTGATTCGGTAGCTCATGGATGCATAAAAGAAGTCGTCGGGCCATTTAAGCTCCCGCCCTATACCAAAGGTCGCTCCATAGCTCTGCAGAATATCATCGTTATCGTCACTATACTGGGTCCTGCTGAAAAAGAGACTTCCCGAAAGACGGGTGGGACTGTCGAATGCCCAGGGCTCGGTAAAACCGGCCGAGAGGTGCTGACGCCGCTTTCCGTATTCGAGCGCCAGATCGAGCTGCTGTCCTGCGCCGCGGAAATTGGGTATGGAAGTCGAGAATGTTCCCACAAAACCGTCAACCTGACTGTAGGCCGCGCCAAGCTGAAGCTGGCCGATATTCTCCTTTTCGGTAATATCGAATACAAAATCGACTGTACCGTCTTCATTGGGCCGCAAATCAGGCACGACATTATCGAAATAGTTGAGCTGATAAATATCACGCACACTCCGCATCATGAGCGACTGCTTGTATTTCTGACCGGGCATCAGCTTGATTTTCCGGCGTATCACCTTCTCCCGCGTTTTGTTATTACCTACGATATCGACCTTGCGGACAATAGCAGGAATACTCTCAGATATGTCGAATGTTACATCAATGGTATCCCCGCGATAATGCCGTTGATCATCAAGCTGCACCCACAAATACCCTTCCTCTCGATACCGAGTGGTAAGCGCTTCCTTAGTAAAATCGAATTTGGTTTTATTGAAAGGTTTTCCGTTTTGCAGGGCTACCTGGGCCTCGAGCTGATATTTTTCGAGCACTTTATTGCCCGTAAAGTATACATCACCGAAATAATACTGCTTTCCTTCGTTAATCTCGACCATGATATAAACATTTCGCTTATCGTCACCAACCCAGAATGTATCATCCACCACCTCGGCATCAAGATATCCTTCATTGTTATAAAAAAGGATAAGCGAATCGAGGTGGGACCGGTAGTCTTCAATATCAAAATCACCGCCGAAAATAAATTTTCGTTCGTTTGTTTTGAATTTTCTTTTAAGCTTACTTTCCTTAAACGCCTCATTGCCTTTGAAGGTGATTTCTTTCACCCGAACCTTTTGGCCCTCATTTATTTTGAATTTGGCAATGATTCTTCCGGGTGCTTTGGTTTCGATTCGTTCACAGGAGACATCGGCAAGCATGTACCCTTTCTCTGCATAGAGATCTTTGAGTGCCTGAATACTCTCATACTCAAGCGAATTACTCAGGGCCTGGCCGCTGCTGATCGTCAAAACTTCTTCGAAATCATTTTCTTTAAGCTTTTTATTTCCCGCATATTCGATTGATTCGATAATGGGATACTCTTTCACCTGCAGAACAAGTGACACCGTTGAATCGGTCTCGTTTTCGACCAAAACTTTTACCGATTCAAAAAGCCCCAGCCGGTACAGGTTTTTAATTCCCTCCTGGATTTTCCTTAAATCAAATTCCGCTCCATCCTTCAGTGGAATCTGACCACGCACCATTGCCGCCCGGCTCTCAACCACCAAACCATCAACCTTAATGGTATCCAGAACAAGCCGTTCGGCCCTGAGAACGCTTGAGAGGACAACAACAAAAACAACACCGGATAAAAACAATTTCGTTAGTGAAGTCATATATAAATCACCCTTAAAATTTTAATAGTTTCTAAATCGCTTAATGGGCACCTGAAGCTGCATCCGCACCTGCGGATTATACTGCAACGCATCATCGCCCATGTAAAATCCTTGAGTCAATTCCATCATGAAATATTTTGCCGGCACAAATTCGAGACCGATGCTGTATTCGGGTCTCAGAAGTGTATCAACCGGCATCAATTCACCGCGAGCCTTTACAAAAAAGAGATCTCGAAGAAAGTAGCGCCCGATGGTAATTCCCATATTTGCCAGTAAGTTCCACTGGTTTCCAAGTTGCTCGTATTCTCGCTTATAAAGGTAGTAAAAATAATTCGATGCGATTGATGTTTCAAAGCTAATGACATCAAGCCGCAACTTTTTAGCCAGTCTCCTTTCAAATCGCTGAAGAAAGTAGCGATGAATATACTGCTCGCCGAAATTTGTAACAAACTCGCCGGCGCCCTCAAAGGTTGAAAAGCGAAGGCCGGCCTCCCGGTAAAAATCCCGTTCCGACCCACCGGGAATCTCTTCAAAGGATGATGACACATGAAAAGTGAAATTCGGAAGACTGTCAATCTGTTCATTATCACCGGTTTTTTCACGGTCTCCACCGGTCCGCACCCGTTTGGGCGGCATTAACGCCACTCTCCCCTTTTCGGAGACCGCACCGGTAACAGGGTCGGTCACCTTGAGTGAAAGCTTGACCCGGTCGATACGACTGGTGTCGGAAAAAGCTTCGGCGCTCCCCCAAATTATCGGATAGTTGTTATAATCACCATTACCGGTTTTTTGAGGAGCAAATTCAACGCCAACATCGATATTGCGGTTAAATGTTTTTCCAAAGAAAACATCACCACGATGACTGGTTGCACTACCATAGATCCTGAAAGAACCATCATCAATTTTACCACGGGGAGAAATAACCGAGTTCTGATCTACAACGAGATTACAGAAACGCATGTATGCTCGTTTTTTCCCACGCAGTTCATAAAAATACACTGTGTTTCGTCGAGGTTTCACATCGATCTCCCACTCAACATACGGCAAGGGATCGAACTCCCACGGAAGAGGCTCGTAAATGAAGGGAAAAGTGAATTCCATATCACGAAGAACCATGGTACCGACTATTTTCGGCTGGTCGATCGGTCCACAAAGGGCAAAAGCCTCAAATGGTGATTTTGCAGCGAATTCTATGCCACCCACGGCGCCTATTTCCATGAATCCCGGAATATGAAGGTCTACCCCCCGTTTGGGCGTCTGGACCAGAAATACCCCGAAATCCAGCGGACCAACCATCAGTGGATCATATCCCTTGGGTATTGCATGACTCGTTGTAATGGATATGGGCTTGTTCCTGATTTTTCCTTCAAGAAAAGCATGAACCCTTGCCGATTTATCGACCGATAACTCTATGGAAAAATCTTTTACTTGGTCGGGCACATAAACGCCGACTTCCAGCTCTCCCTCAGGAATCGACAGCGTACCTTCCTGCACGACCCATCGGTCTGCAGTGGCCTGCAGAGAAGCATTGACCGTCCCCTTTCCCGTGCCGCCGATCGGGCCTTCATGATTGTGATTGAGTGTCGCAAGCAAATCACCTTCAACCGAAGCCGTCAGCGCAAGCGTATCGAACTCGCCAGGCTCATTGGCGATAAACGAAAAGGGAATAAAACCGGACGCTTCTACTGTCGAGCGGTTTGAATCGGACGCGGTAATATGGGTAAAATCCAGCCCGCCGTCGGTTACAATAAAAGACAAGCCAGGACTATCGAAGCTCCATTTGTCAAAAGCTATTCTCTTCGAGTGAGCATCAACAATAATATCATCTTCCGAAAGCTCGCTCCGGAATGTTCCCGATATTGAACCATCAAGACTCTCCCTGATAGAATTACCCGATTCGATAAGCGAAACCAGAGGGACGTCTTCAAAGGAGCCCGAAAAAGAAAACCCCTCGTCGGCAAAAAGTGTATCCAAAGCAATAATTGCTCTCTTATCTTTTCTGATTACCGCGGGAAGGACCGTTACTGTTTTTCCTTTTACGGCAACGGCAAGATCTGTCGATAAACCATCAAGCCCGACGACTGTTGCATTTCGAACATGCATCTCACCATGGCTTATGATTTCATCGGCTATATCTGTACACCGGAATTTTCCATAGATACTTCCCTCGGTTATCGGGGCATCACCCCCAAAAAACCATTTGTTGCAGGCACGCAAAGAGACACTGTCCGCATTGAACTCAAGGTCCATACTTCCCCGCGCTCCCGGGCGGATAATCCCGCTGCCTGCCAGCCCTCCCAACAGATGAAGTGAATCGATTTCAATCGAATCTTTACGCCAGATACCTTCAGCCCAGATCGGAAAGAGCGTATCGGACATTTGCAGCTGCTTTTCACTGACTCTCCAGTAGACCGGTGCCGAATCTCCTCTTAAGCGCTGAAATCCAAGGTAAATATTACCCTTAAGCCGGGAAGAATGAATACCTAAAAGAGCACTTCCTTCAAATTGCGGCAAGGCCCCTTTTATGGTAGCGTTCAATCTCGAGTGCTGTATCGAATTCATGAAATCGGAGGGCATAAACGACAGCAGAGCGGTGGTTGATTTATGATCGACCTCCAGAGAGCATGTCAATCCCGGATTGCTGCTCCAGGCACTGTCGAGAATACCTTTGATAGTAAATCCGGCATTGTTTTCCGGTGAACTGCCAAAGGTGATAGTATTATTTCTGAGTGTCAGCTCAAGCGCAGGATCTCCCAGCGGTGTTTCACCAACAACGACATTTTCCCCCTTTGCATTTGAACGTACCAGTATACGGGCCCCTTTTCCCTCTATACTGCCGCTGGAAATTATACGGCCGCGGAAATTTTCCAAAGCAGGAAGTGTATCGATGGTAATCATGTAATCCATTGAGTAGGACGGCGACTTCCCGGCATAACGTACCTTTCCGGATGTGCCGAACTGTATGCCTTCACCTTGAATAAAAAGGGAATCTACCAGGGCTTCTCCTTTTTCAAGCCTTATCAACCCACTGCTTTCGGTTAAGGGTATTCCCAATACACTCAATCCGCCGAGAGAGAGACGGAGAGCGGGAAATGGTTCATTTATATTTTGTATTACGTTTAAGGTAAGCCAGGCATTGCCCAGAATATTTTGTCCCATAAAATCGGGCATAGAGGGAAACAACTTGTCGAGATTAATATTCTGTGCGGCAAATGACATCTTCGAAACATCCTGTTGAGCAAAATCCCACTGTCCCCTGCAATCGACATCAACATCGCGCCAGAAACAGGAGGCCGAATCCACGAAGACAGTCGCACCGTCACATCGCAGCCGAATCGCGATATCCGACAAGGTTTCATCTCCCTTGCCAAAGGAACAGACCCCATTATCTACAGTAAACCAGCCCCGGGCATCGACCAGTCCTGCACGAAGGGTATCACTGATAAAAAACTCGCATACACCATCAACAACACCTTCCGTGAGTACAACCGATTTAAGATAAAGGGGTTTTCGGATACGTGCATGGTCGAGGCGTAATGACAACCGATGCCGTTCTTTTTTCCGGGAAAACATTCCCGAAAAGGACATGTTTCTTTTTCGTGAAGCTATTTTCCCTCTGCAATCAAAAAACACCCCTGCATCATCGGCCCATATCCGTCCATCAAGTTGCTCGCCGAAATCAAGAGGATTTCCATGGTTGTCGATAAAGCGGGCAGTTCCTTTTTTTATATAAAGATATTCGAGCGGTAAATCGTCGGGAAAAGAAAAGGCCGGCGCCCCGGGCCCGGTATCCCGTTCTTTCCGGGATGAAGTATCCGGGTTAAACAATGCGACCGCCACATGGGGTTCGAGCAAAATCACCTTATCGATACTCCGTCCGAAATCACCTTTTGTCTGCAGCAATTTAAGAAGAGAAAAACTGACTTTAATGTCGTTGACCGTCAGATTAAGGGCATAGAGGGGGATGTCGAGCCTGACATTAACCAGAAGAGCGGAGAGGAAACCGAGGCGGACTTTCTCGACATCAAAAGAACCGCCAACAAGGGGAGAGATATGTTGTATCAGGATGCGCTCCAGGTTCCTTTGTTTTTCGAGGAACCTGACCCCCTGATACAACACAATACTCAGAGTAAAAATCGAAATGAAAAAGACAAGTACCCACTTACGTGGTTTCATGTGCTGTTTTTGTTTTGGTAAAAGACAGCTTCTCGCCTTTTAATTCGACATTGATCGTATCATTATCTGAGAAGCGTTCG
This window of the Chitinivibrionales bacterium genome carries:
- a CDS encoding formate--tetrahydrofolate ligase — protein: MPLDPTKYADWQIAEDAEKRMKSIFQLGDELGLTKEEIIPNGHYIGKVDYASVLERTKNNPNGKFIEVTAITPTPFGEGKSTTTMGILQGLGKRNKKTTACIRQPSGGPTMNIKGSAAGGGLCQCIPLTDFSLGLTGDINAVMNAHNLCMVALTARMQHEFNYDDQQLAKRNLKRINIDPYNINVGWVIDFCAQALRSIIMGIGGKMDGFMMQSKFSIAVSSEVMAILAIFNNLADFRERMGKIVVAYDRKGNPVTTEDLECAGAMTAWMMSAINPNLMQSIEGQPCLVHAGPFANIALGQSSIVADKLCLKLADYHVTESGFGADIGFEKFWNVKSRLSNHIPDVSVITATIRGLKHHGVRAGAPPCPPGKPIPKEYFSKNLAWLEEGFKNLLHHVKTVKKSGIPPVVCINVFPTDTTDEIKLVKKLCEDAGARVAVSNHWRYGGEGAQELTDAILDACEEPKEFKYLYSLDTPLRRRVELIAKEVYGADGVFYSPEAEVKARAFEKDPKYNDYATVMVKTHLSLSHDPTLKGAPRGWTLPVRDFLTYEGARFICPVAGKINLMPGSGSDPAFRRIDVDTSTGKVRGLF
- a CDS encoding STAS domain-containing protein, which codes for MTQSIHTKTIPLDGVIKGKRSIELGKLLESHGGGLFKKIIVDMEEVSFIDSCGVGALLYYNGVFQKEGIELILAVPDNWLKEFITDSRLEEVITVIPANRTPS
- the lpxA gene encoding acyl-ACP--UDP-N-acetylglucosamine O-acyltransferase; amino-acid sequence: MTQKNIHETALVSPGARIGDNVQIGPYTIVEENVIIDNGCTIGPHALIGFGTRLGKNCKVFKGASLGTVPQDLKFGGEDTELIIGDNTVVREFCTLNRGTNALGKTTIGKDCLLMAYCHVAHDCVIGENVIISNNLAMAGHVTVGNYVTIGGVVAVHQFCRIGDYAFIGATSYLNMDVVPFALCAGNPPSIRSINKIGLERRGFDVERQRKVKRAYRMLFKDHPFINDAIQDLTDSFPGDDDIRQLVEFARDSSRGLVRM
- a CDS encoding bifunctional UDP-3-O-[3-hydroxymyristoyl] N-acetylglucosamine deacetylase/3-hydroxyacyl-ACP dehydratase: MARQHTISTSVSLEGIGLHTGEPAKITLNPAPENYGIRFVRTDIDKRVEIQADIDNVVDLEWKTAIGKDGVNIYSMEHLMAAFAGLEIDNCLVEVHSSEIPLMDGSALPYVNLVKEAGIIEQSAEREFLTIEEPLTYVEGEQALGVFPCDHFRLTCAIDYKHPALGAQYTTMFSLKEFVDDFAPARTFTFLSWIEKLREQGHIKGGTLSSALMVQDIDITQEHVEYMLRLFNEKGPIKPGKNGFVNNVKLRFYNEPCRHKALDIIGDLYLLGKPLKAHILASRPGHEANHRMAKEIRQSIARSKRAKTGEIKKALNHSDILDILPHRYPFLLIDSVLDIEPNKSIVATKNISFSDPFFQGHFPGDPIMPGVLQVEAMAQAGGIMGLYGQKLGKDKAIAFLGIDRARFRNPVRPGDLLRIEVELLQNRRGTIRFAGKCTVDGKVTCEAELMAMLTKR
- the lpxD gene encoding UDP-3-O-(3-hydroxymyristoyl)glucosamine N-acyltransferase — translated: MKLSEIAEILQCSIPQESAGIEIDSITSPEYASDRSITFLSNPRFIDAVRDCKARAVITRKDQEVEGKISLVVDNPYVGYAKVAQLFETWLPADGTVHNTAIVGSDTTIADDVRIGPYAVIGDDCSIAAGTVIGAHVVVEHNVSIGENCRIHAGVKVTRDCWVGNRVIIECGAIIGSEGFANGRTKNGEWVRIPSFGNVVVDDDAWVGANTCIDRGSFGSTRIGKGARLDNLIHIAHNVRVDDHTAMAAQTGIAGSCNIGKRTILAGQVGVADHVNIGDDVFIGAKAGISKGVESGRKMTGCPARDIMKIRRIEAVQLSLPDMAKELKMLKREVQQLKETLSSDEE
- a CDS encoding OmpH family outer membrane protein; amino-acid sequence: MRQWMIGCPLHNIVFCVSKFNNLGGFMLLSRHVRIAVLAVLGASSLIFAELKIGFINSQKIFKEYEGTKEAQEKFDKEAAKWEQEATDRQKEIKELQEQLEKQSLMLSSERRKELEDKIKQKYAQYQEFLQQKFGQEGEVVKKNVELTKPIIEKMRVIIDKIAKEEHYDYIFDESAGGVIFAKKGFDLTGRVLKVLNAQE
- the bamA gene encoding outer membrane protein assembly factor BamA, with translation MTSLTKLFLSGVVFVVVLSSVLRAERLVLDTIKVDGLVVESRAAMVRGQIPLKDGAEFDLRKIQEGIKNLYRLGLFESVKVLVENETDSTVSLVLQVKEYPIIESIEYAGNKKLKENDFEEVLTISSGQALSNSLEYESIQALKDLYAEKGYMLADVSCERIETKAPGRIIAKFKINEGQKVRVKEITFKGNEAFKESKLKRKFKTNERKFIFGGDFDIEDYRSHLDSLILFYNNEGYLDAEVVDDTFWVGDDKRNVYIMVEINEGKQYYFGDVYFTGNKVLEKYQLEAQVALQNGKPFNKTKFDFTKEALTTRYREEGYLWVQLDDQRHYRGDTIDVTFDISESIPAIVRKVDIVGNNKTREKVIRRKIKLMPGQKYKQSLMMRSVRDIYQLNYFDNVVPDLRPNEDGTVDFVFDITEKENIGQLQLGAAYSQVDGFVGTFSTSIPNFRGAGQQLDLALEYGKRRQHLSAGFTEPWAFDSPTRLSGSLFFSRTQYSDDNDDILQSYGATFGIGRELKWPDDFFYASMSYRISREEEYWDQDVLYKSNRLEVKHKGWLSRVSFTLRRDDTDMPLFPSRGSNFYISPEISGLGGDFKYLKGTVGIDNYFPLFWKFVLGSRVKFGLIEPLGKGPIVISRYDLFTAGGVYGVDAVIRGYDEFSFGGRYERGFMNEDGIAMLSLSSELRFPILEQQLYLAAFADLGNTWSSLDAVDFADMYPGLGLGFRLMVPMLGLIGFDFGWGLSDPDKKGHFYDRFQPHLKTHFIMNKGF